One part of the Lotus japonicus ecotype B-129 chromosome 2, LjGifu_v1.2 genome encodes these proteins:
- the LOC130735733 gene encoding xyloglucan O-acetyltransferase 1-like: MGRKPFNDKFLSLTKRILHLTFYALFPLTLLSISFYLLSLTPFPTIQLLQSNTIITFNSSLSPPPPSSSAEEHKAYENSCNYYNGDWVRDMNGPLYNATTCGAIRDGQNCIKNGRPDSGYLYWRWKPSKCYLPRFEPHTFLQLIENKHIAFVGDSLARNQLESLLCMLATDSAPDLVYRNGKDGDREDRRWHFPSHNANFSLYWSPFLVHGIEKSDEGSYYNTMYLDQANERWARDVDQIDLIVVSFGHWFLSPAVFYEGHSVLGSLGCTDLNHTEIDFSVPIRKALRTTLNSIIERKASATAKRNGIDVIVKTFSPAHFEGDWHKGGICPKKEPYREEKKQLGRVETEFTRIEIEEVESAKAKANAFGGLRFEVFDISQLALLRPDGHPGLHRKPFPFAKGLPKDVHSDCVHWCLPGPIDTWNGILLEIMKKWEKQP, translated from the exons ATGGGAAGAAAGCCTTTCAATGACAAATTCCTCTCCCTTACTAAGAGAATTCTTCACTTAACATTCTATGCTTTGTTTCCCCTGACTCTGCTCTCTATATCCTTCTACCTCCTGTCCTTAACTCCATTTCCAACAATTCAGCTTCTTCAATCCAACACCATCATCACTTTCAACTCTTCtctttctcctcctccaccatctTCTTCTGCAG AAGAGCACAAGGCTTATGAGAACTCATGTAACTACTATAATGGTGATTGGGTCCGCGACATGAATGGACCTTTGTACAATGCTACAACATGTGGTGCCATCAGAGATGGCCAGAATTGCATCAAGAATGGCAGGCCTGACTCTGGCTATCTTTACTGGAGATGGAAACCAAGTAAATGCTATCTTCCAAGGTTTGAACCTCACACTTTTCTGCAACTAATTGAGAACAAGCACATAGCTTTTGTTGGGGATTCTCTTGCAAGGAACCAATTAGAGTCCCTTCTTTGCATGTTGGCCACTGATTCTGCCCCTGACCTTGTCTACCGAAACGGCAAGGATGGTGACCGTGAAGACCGTCGATGGCACTTTCCATCTCACAATGCAAACTTTTCCTTGTATTGGTCCCCCTTTCTGGTACATGGTATTGAAAAATCAGATGAAGGGTCATATTACAATACAATGTACTTGGATCAAGCCAATGAGAGATGGGCAAGGGATGTGGATCAAATAGACTTGATTGTGGTTTCATTTGGGCATTGGTTTCTGAGTCCTGCAGTTTTCTATGAGGGTCATTCAGTTTTGGGTAGCCTAGGATGTACTGATCTTAACCATACAGAGATTGATTTTTCTGTTCCAATAAGAAAGGCATTAAGGACTACTCTTAATAGCATAATTGAGAGGAAGGCTTCTGCTACTGCTAAAAGAAATGGAATTGATGTGATTGTGAAAACATTTTCACCAGCTCATTTTGAAGGTGATTGGCACAAGGGTGGTATTTGTCCTAAGAAAGAGCCTTATAGGGAGGAGAAGAAGCAACTTGGAAGAGTGGAAACTGAGTTCACAAGGATTGAGATAGAAGAAGTGGAAAGTGCTAAGGCAAAAGCCAATGCATTTGGAGGCCTTAGATTCGAGGTATTTGATATATCCCAGTTGGCATTGTTGAGACCAGATGGCCATCCTGGTCTGCATAGGAAACCTTTCCCATTTGCTAAAGGGTTACCAAAGGATGTGCACAGTGATTGTGTTCATTGGTGTTTGCCGGGGCCTATCGACACCTGGAATGGGATTTTACTGGAGATTATGAAGAAGTGGGAGAAACAGCCTTAG
- the LOC130739968 gene encoding xyloglucan O-acetyltransferase 1-like isoform X3, producing the protein MMKHRKINQEGVLRVTMKGLKMRTVLKAVRNHSLFLIKQLLPGFIFALLCLYFYPLSLTSYPRTELHHSSHIITCISSISSGSPPLPELPSTETELSVSYQITNHSTLSGSPTEPDISLTPSTPPVIVLPHSNNNTNYSSVSESPPLLLTLSPPTELPLPLIITNNSFIPASTPSPPPTPPPSYSVKGKVYEKQCDYFNGKWVREKKGPLYNGTTCGVIKESHNCMANGRPDSEYLYWKWKPRRCHLPRFNPEAFLQLIRNKHVSFVGDSLARNQLESLICMLSTFETPKFIYRGIGWWYFPSYNATLSSYWAPFLVQGVQRQLRGPGPRHNTMHLDQVNENWAKDVGEMDFIVLAFGNWFVEVPSIYHEGDSVLGCLNLHRPNCTEIGYYVPIRKALRTALNSIIERKTVKGDGIGVIVRTFAPVHFEGSWDKGGTCSRLTPYRGKRKLGKNDAEIRRIGLEEMQKAKDKAKYFGRYFKIKALDVTKLSLMRPDGHPGAYVSPNAFSKGVTKVVHNDCTHWCLPGPIDTWNEIFMEMVKKWEQ; encoded by the exons ATGATGAAGCACAGAAAAATAAACCAGGAAGGAGTCCTCAGAGTCACCATGAAAGGTCTCAAGATGAGAACTGTTCTAAAAGCAGTTAGAAACCATTCCCTTTTCCTCATCAAGCAACTTCTTCCTGGTTTCATCTTTGCACTGCTTTGTTTATACTTTTATCCTCTTTCACTCACTTCATATCCAAGAACTGAGCTTCATCATTCCAGCCATATCATCACCTGTATTTCCTCCATTTCTTCTGGTTCTCCTCCTCTTCCTGAGCTTCCTTCCACAGAAACTGAGCTTTCTGTTTCTTACCAAATCACCAACCACTCCACTCTTTCGGGCTCTCCCACTGAACCTGATATTTCACTTACTCCATCAACTCCTCCAGTAATTGTGCTTCCTCATTCCAACAACAACACCAACTACTCCTCTGTTTCTGAGTCTCCCCCTCTGTTGCTTACTTTATCTCCACCAACTGAGCTTCCTCTTCCTCTCATCATCACCAACAACTCCTTTATTCCTGCTTCTaccccttctcctcctcctactCCACCTCCATCTTATTCAG TAAAGGGAAAAGTTTATGAGAAGCAATGTGACTACTTTAATGGCAAATGGGTTCGTGAGAAGAAAGGCCCTTTGTACAATGGTACCACTTGTGGTGTGATCAAAGAAAGCCATAATTGTATGGCTAATGGGAGGCCAGACTCTGAATATCTTTATTGGAAATGGAAACCAAGAAGGTGCCATCTTCCGAGGTTTAATCCAGAGGCTTTTCTCCAACTCATCAGGAACAAGCATGTATCGTTTGTTGGAGACTCTCTAGCTAGGAACCAATTAGAGTCCCTTATTTGCATGTTGTCCACTTTTGAAACACCTAAATTCATCTATAGAGGTATAGGCTGGTGGTATTTTCCTTCTTACAATGCAACCTTATCATCATATTGGGCCCCATTTCTTGTGCAAGGTGTTCAAAGGCAACTAAGAGGGCCAGGACCACGTCATAACACAATGCATTTGGATCAAGTTAATGAGAATTGGGCAAAGGATGTGGGTGAAATGGACTTCATTGTGCTAGCATTTGGGAATTGGTTTGTGGAGGTTCCTTCAATTTACCATGAGGGTGATTCAGTTTTGGGTTGCCTAAACTTACATCGTCCCAATTGCACGGAAATTGGTTATTATGTGCCAATAAGGAAGGCTTTGAGGACTGCTCTTAATAGTATAATTGAGAGGAAAACAGTGAAAGGAGATGGAATTGGTGTCATTGTGAGAACATTCGCACCTGTTCATTTTGAAGGTTCTTGGGATAAAGGAGGTACTTGTTCAAGGCTTACACCATATAGAGGGAAGAGGAAGCTTGGAAAGAATGATGCCGAGATTAGAAGAATTGGATTAGAAGAAATGCAAAAAGCCAAGGACAAAGCCAAATATTTTGGAAGGTATTTTAAGATTAAGGCATTAGATGTAACCAAGTTATCACTAATGAGGCCAGATGGGCATCCAGGTGCTTATGTGAGTCCAAATGCATTTTCTAAAGGGGTGACAAAGGTTGTGCATAATGATTGTACCCACTGGTGCTTGCCAGGACCTATAGACACATGGAATGAGATTTTCATGGAGATGGTGAAAAAGTGGGAGCAATAG
- the LOC130739968 gene encoding xyloglucan O-acetyltransferase 1-like isoform X1, producing MMKHRKINQEGVLRVTMKGLKMRTVLKAVRNHSLFLIKQLLPGFIFALLCLYFYPLSLTSYPRTELHHSSHIITCISSISSGSPPLPELPSTETELSVSYQITNHSTLSGSPTEPDISLTPSTPPVIVLPHSNNNTNYSSVSESPPLLLTLSPPTELPLPLIITNNSFIPASTPSPPPTPPPSYSAGILLSEKDKDLPPPPPLYSVKGKVYEKQCDYFNGKWVREKKGPLYNGTTCGVIKESHNCMANGRPDSEYLYWKWKPRRCHLPRFNPEAFLQLIRNKHVSFVGDSLARNQLESLICMLSTFETPKFIYRGIGWWYFPSYNATLSSYWAPFLVQGVQRQLRGPGPRHNTMHLDQVNENWAKDVGEMDFIVLAFGNWFVEVPSIYHEGDSVLGCLNLHRPNCTEIGYYVPIRKALRTALNSIIERKTVKGDGIGVIVRTFAPVHFEGSWDKGGTCSRLTPYRGKRKLGKNDAEIRRIGLEEMQKAKDKAKYFGRYFKIKALDVTKLSLMRPDGHPGAYVSPNAFSKGVTKVVHNDCTHWCLPGPIDTWNEIFMEMVKKWEQ from the exons ATGATGAAGCACAGAAAAATAAACCAGGAAGGAGTCCTCAGAGTCACCATGAAAGGTCTCAAGATGAGAACTGTTCTAAAAGCAGTTAGAAACCATTCCCTTTTCCTCATCAAGCAACTTCTTCCTGGTTTCATCTTTGCACTGCTTTGTTTATACTTTTATCCTCTTTCACTCACTTCATATCCAAGAACTGAGCTTCATCATTCCAGCCATATCATCACCTGTATTTCCTCCATTTCTTCTGGTTCTCCTCCTCTTCCTGAGCTTCCTTCCACAGAAACTGAGCTTTCTGTTTCTTACCAAATCACCAACCACTCCACTCTTTCGGGCTCTCCCACTGAACCTGATATTTCACTTACTCCATCAACTCCTCCAGTAATTGTGCTTCCTCATTCCAACAACAACACCAACTACTCCTCTGTTTCTGAGTCTCCCCCTCTGTTGCTTACTTTATCTCCACCAACTGAGCTTCCTCTTCCTCTCATCATCACCAACAACTCCTTTATTCCTGCTTCTaccccttctcctcctcctactCCACCTCCATCTTATTCAG CAGGTATTTTATTGTCAGAGAAAGACAAAGATCTCCCTCCTCCGCCTCCTCTTTATtcag TAAAGGGAAAAGTTTATGAGAAGCAATGTGACTACTTTAATGGCAAATGGGTTCGTGAGAAGAAAGGCCCTTTGTACAATGGTACCACTTGTGGTGTGATCAAAGAAAGCCATAATTGTATGGCTAATGGGAGGCCAGACTCTGAATATCTTTATTGGAAATGGAAACCAAGAAGGTGCCATCTTCCGAGGTTTAATCCAGAGGCTTTTCTCCAACTCATCAGGAACAAGCATGTATCGTTTGTTGGAGACTCTCTAGCTAGGAACCAATTAGAGTCCCTTATTTGCATGTTGTCCACTTTTGAAACACCTAAATTCATCTATAGAGGTATAGGCTGGTGGTATTTTCCTTCTTACAATGCAACCTTATCATCATATTGGGCCCCATTTCTTGTGCAAGGTGTTCAAAGGCAACTAAGAGGGCCAGGACCACGTCATAACACAATGCATTTGGATCAAGTTAATGAGAATTGGGCAAAGGATGTGGGTGAAATGGACTTCATTGTGCTAGCATTTGGGAATTGGTTTGTGGAGGTTCCTTCAATTTACCATGAGGGTGATTCAGTTTTGGGTTGCCTAAACTTACATCGTCCCAATTGCACGGAAATTGGTTATTATGTGCCAATAAGGAAGGCTTTGAGGACTGCTCTTAATAGTATAATTGAGAGGAAAACAGTGAAAGGAGATGGAATTGGTGTCATTGTGAGAACATTCGCACCTGTTCATTTTGAAGGTTCTTGGGATAAAGGAGGTACTTGTTCAAGGCTTACACCATATAGAGGGAAGAGGAAGCTTGGAAAGAATGATGCCGAGATTAGAAGAATTGGATTAGAAGAAATGCAAAAAGCCAAGGACAAAGCCAAATATTTTGGAAGGTATTTTAAGATTAAGGCATTAGATGTAACCAAGTTATCACTAATGAGGCCAGATGGGCATCCAGGTGCTTATGTGAGTCCAAATGCATTTTCTAAAGGGGTGACAAAGGTTGTGCATAATGATTGTACCCACTGGTGCTTGCCAGGACCTATAGACACATGGAATGAGATTTTCATGGAGATGGTGAAAAAGTGGGAGCAATAG
- the LOC130739968 gene encoding xyloglucan O-acetyltransferase 1-like isoform X2: MMKHRKINQEGVLRVTMKGLKMRTVLKAVRNHSLFLIKQLLPGFIFALLCLYFYPLSLTSYPRTELHHSSHIITCISSISSGSPPLPELPSTETELSVSYQITNHSTLSGSPTEPDISLTPSTPPVIVLPHSNNNTNYSSVSESPPLLLTLSPPTELPLPLIITNNSFIPASTPSPPPTPPPSYSGILLSEKDKDLPPPPPLYSVKGKVYEKQCDYFNGKWVREKKGPLYNGTTCGVIKESHNCMANGRPDSEYLYWKWKPRRCHLPRFNPEAFLQLIRNKHVSFVGDSLARNQLESLICMLSTFETPKFIYRGIGWWYFPSYNATLSSYWAPFLVQGVQRQLRGPGPRHNTMHLDQVNENWAKDVGEMDFIVLAFGNWFVEVPSIYHEGDSVLGCLNLHRPNCTEIGYYVPIRKALRTALNSIIERKTVKGDGIGVIVRTFAPVHFEGSWDKGGTCSRLTPYRGKRKLGKNDAEIRRIGLEEMQKAKDKAKYFGRYFKIKALDVTKLSLMRPDGHPGAYVSPNAFSKGVTKVVHNDCTHWCLPGPIDTWNEIFMEMVKKWEQ; encoded by the exons ATGATGAAGCACAGAAAAATAAACCAGGAAGGAGTCCTCAGAGTCACCATGAAAGGTCTCAAGATGAGAACTGTTCTAAAAGCAGTTAGAAACCATTCCCTTTTCCTCATCAAGCAACTTCTTCCTGGTTTCATCTTTGCACTGCTTTGTTTATACTTTTATCCTCTTTCACTCACTTCATATCCAAGAACTGAGCTTCATCATTCCAGCCATATCATCACCTGTATTTCCTCCATTTCTTCTGGTTCTCCTCCTCTTCCTGAGCTTCCTTCCACAGAAACTGAGCTTTCTGTTTCTTACCAAATCACCAACCACTCCACTCTTTCGGGCTCTCCCACTGAACCTGATATTTCACTTACTCCATCAACTCCTCCAGTAATTGTGCTTCCTCATTCCAACAACAACACCAACTACTCCTCTGTTTCTGAGTCTCCCCCTCTGTTGCTTACTTTATCTCCACCAACTGAGCTTCCTCTTCCTCTCATCATCACCAACAACTCCTTTATTCCTGCTTCTaccccttctcctcctcctactCCACCTCCATCTTATTCAG GTATTTTATTGTCAGAGAAAGACAAAGATCTCCCTCCTCCGCCTCCTCTTTATtcag TAAAGGGAAAAGTTTATGAGAAGCAATGTGACTACTTTAATGGCAAATGGGTTCGTGAGAAGAAAGGCCCTTTGTACAATGGTACCACTTGTGGTGTGATCAAAGAAAGCCATAATTGTATGGCTAATGGGAGGCCAGACTCTGAATATCTTTATTGGAAATGGAAACCAAGAAGGTGCCATCTTCCGAGGTTTAATCCAGAGGCTTTTCTCCAACTCATCAGGAACAAGCATGTATCGTTTGTTGGAGACTCTCTAGCTAGGAACCAATTAGAGTCCCTTATTTGCATGTTGTCCACTTTTGAAACACCTAAATTCATCTATAGAGGTATAGGCTGGTGGTATTTTCCTTCTTACAATGCAACCTTATCATCATATTGGGCCCCATTTCTTGTGCAAGGTGTTCAAAGGCAACTAAGAGGGCCAGGACCACGTCATAACACAATGCATTTGGATCAAGTTAATGAGAATTGGGCAAAGGATGTGGGTGAAATGGACTTCATTGTGCTAGCATTTGGGAATTGGTTTGTGGAGGTTCCTTCAATTTACCATGAGGGTGATTCAGTTTTGGGTTGCCTAAACTTACATCGTCCCAATTGCACGGAAATTGGTTATTATGTGCCAATAAGGAAGGCTTTGAGGACTGCTCTTAATAGTATAATTGAGAGGAAAACAGTGAAAGGAGATGGAATTGGTGTCATTGTGAGAACATTCGCACCTGTTCATTTTGAAGGTTCTTGGGATAAAGGAGGTACTTGTTCAAGGCTTACACCATATAGAGGGAAGAGGAAGCTTGGAAAGAATGATGCCGAGATTAGAAGAATTGGATTAGAAGAAATGCAAAAAGCCAAGGACAAAGCCAAATATTTTGGAAGGTATTTTAAGATTAAGGCATTAGATGTAACCAAGTTATCACTAATGAGGCCAGATGGGCATCCAGGTGCTTATGTGAGTCCAAATGCATTTTCTAAAGGGGTGACAAAGGTTGTGCATAATGATTGTACCCACTGGTGCTTGCCAGGACCTATAGACACATGGAATGAGATTTTCATGGAGATGGTGAAAAAGTGGGAGCAATAG
- the LOC130739966 gene encoding xyloglucan O-acetyltransferase 1-like, which produces MRSTTNPFRFTDKPLSLSLTMILLPFTFFALLCLYSYRPSFAPFSTTPITNQSSLPPTFTPEKQQPYVKPCDYSNGQWVHDKRGPLYNGTTCKIKESQNCIINGRPDSGYLQWRWKPSECNLPRFKPHTFLQLIKNKHVAFVGDSISRNQLESLICLLTTASTPHRVHHQGSRRWNFPSHNANLSFYWSPFLVKGAQRKFPVPLYNTIHLDHVNNRWARDMDQMDLIVLSFGHWFLVPSIYYEGDSVVGCSNYPGLNCTDIGFYSPLRKAIRTTLNSIIERREAEGNTNRIDVIMRTFSPSHFKGDWDKGGTCAKSEPYRKGEKQLEGMDAEIRRIEMEEVESAKGKAKQLGFRLELMDVTELALLRPDGHPGAYMKPFPFANGVVQEHVQSDCVHWCVPGPIDTWNEFFLEIMKKWEEQPKE; this is translated from the exons ATGAGAAGTACTACAAACCCTTTCAGATTCACAGATAAACCCCTCTCTCTATCTCTAACCATGATACTTCTTCCATTTACTTTCTTTGCTCTTCTTTGCTTATACTCTTACCGTCCCTCATTTGCTCCATTTTCCACCACCCCCATCACCAACCAGTCTTCTCTTCCTCCTACGTTTACTCCAG AAAAGCAACAACCTTATGTGAAACCGTGTGACTATTCCAATGGCCAATGGGTCCATGACAAGAGAGGCCCCTTGTACAACGGCACAACATGTAAGATCAAAGAAAGCCAGAATTGCATCATCAATGGCAGGCCTGACTCTGGCTATCTTCAGTGGAGATGGAAACCAAGCGAATGCAATCTTCCAAGGTTTAAACCTCACACTTTTCTCCAACTTATCAAGAACAAGCATGTAGCTTTTGTTGGCGACTCTATATCCAGGAACCAACTAGAGTCCCTTATTTGCTTGTTAACCACGGCGTCGACGCCTCACCGTGTCCACCACCAAGGTTCCCGGCGGTGGAACTTCCCTTCCCACAATGCAAATTTGTCCTTCTATTGGTCCCCATTTCTTGTGAAGGGTGCTCAGAGAAAATTCCCAGTACCACTTTACAATACAATACATTTGGACCATGTTAATAACAGGTGGGCCAGGGATATGGATCAAATGGACTTGATAGTATTATCATTTGGGCATTGGTTTTTGGTTCCTTCAATTTATTATGAAGGTGATTCTGTTGTAGGTTGCTCAAACTATCCTGGTCTTAATTGCACTGACATTGGTTTTTATAGTCCATTGAGAAAGGCTATAAGGACTACTCTTAATAGCATAATTGAAAGAAGAGAGGCTGAAGGAAACACTAACAGAATTGATGTGATTATGAGAACGTTTTCTCCTTCACATTTTAAAGGTGATTGGGATAAGGGTGGTACTTGTGCAAAGTCTGAGCCTTACAGAAAGGGGGAGAAGCAACTTGAAGGAATGGATGCTGAGATTAGAAGGATTGAGATGGAAGAAGTGGAGAGTGCTAAGGGAAAAGCCAAAcaattgggatttaggttggaGTTAATGGATGTGACAGAATTAGCATTGTTGAGACCAGATGGTCATCCAGGTGCCTACATGAAACCTTTTCCATTTGCTAATGGGGTGGTTCAAGAGCATGTGCAGAGTGATTGTGTTCATTGGTGCGTGCCAGGGCCTATAGACACAtggaatgaattttttttggaaattatgAAAAAGTGGGAGGAACAACCAAAGGAGTGA
- the LOC130737082 gene encoding xyloglucan O-acetyltransferase 1-like: MGRTKPFNDKFLSLTKKILHLTLYALFPLTLLSISFYLLSLTPFPKIQLLQSNTIITNHSSLFPSPPPPSSSAEEDKAYENSCNYYNGDWVRDMNEPLYNATTCGAITDGQNCIKNGRPDSGYLYWRWKPSECHLPRFEPHTFLQLIKNKHIAFVGDSLARNQVESLLCMLATASTADLVYRNGKEGKFRRWHFPAYNANLSIYWSPFLVHGVERSDKGSYYNSIYSDRVNERWARDVDQMDLILVSFGNWFLLPSVYYESDSVLGCQKCPDLNHTEIDFSVPMRKALKTILNSIIERKASATAKRNGIDVIVKTFSPAHFEGYWDKGGTCSKKEPYRKGEKQLGGLEIEFRRIEIEEVESAKAKANALGGFRFEVLDISQLALLRPDGHSGLYMKPFPFAKGLSKDAHNDCVHWCLPGPIDTWNEILLEIMKKWEK, encoded by the exons ATGGGAAGAACAAAGCCTTTCAATGACAAATTCCTCTCCCTTACTAAGAAAATTCTTCACTTAACTCTCTATGCTCTGTTTCCCCTGACTCTGCTCTCTATATCCTTCTACCTCCTGTCCTTAACTCCATTTCCAAAAATTCAGCTTCTCCAATCCAACACCATCATCACTAACCACtcttctctttttccttctcctcctccaccttcttcttctgcaG AAGAGGACAAGGCTTATGAGAACTCATGTAACTACTATAATGGTGATTGGGTCCGCGACATGAATGAACCTTTGTACAATGCTACAACATGTGGTGCCATCACAGATGGCCAGAATTGCATCAAGAATGGCAGGCCTGACTCTGGCTATCTTTACTGGAGATGGAAACCAAGTGAATGCCATTTACCAAGGTTTGAACCTCACACTTTTCTGCAACTAATTAAGAACAAGCACATAGCTTTTGTTGGGGATTCTCTTGCAAGGAACCAAGTAGAGTCCCTTCTTTGCATGTTGGCCACTGCTTCCACCGCTGACCTTGTCTACCGAAACGGCAAGGAAGGTAAATTCCGTCGATGGCACTTTCCTGCTTACAATGCAAACTTGTCCATATATTGGTCCCCCTTTCTGGTACATGGTGTTGAAAGATCAGATAAAGGGTCATATTATAACTCAATATATTCGGATCGTGTCAATGAGAGATGGGCAAGGGATGTGGATCAAATGGACTTGATTTTGGTTTCATTTGGGAACTGGTTTTTGCTTCCTTCAGTTTACTATGAGAGTGATTCTGTTTTGGGTTGCCAAAAATGTCCTGATCTTAACCACACTGAGATTGATTTTTCTGTTCCAATGAGAAAGGCATTAAAGACTATTCTTAATAGCATAATTGAGAGGAAGGCTTCTGCTACTGCTAAAAGAAATGGAATTGATGTGATTGTGAAAACATTTTCACCAGCTCATTTTGAAGGTTATTGGGACAAGGGTGGTACTTGTTCTAAGAAAGAGCCTTATAGGAAGGGGGAGAAGCAACTTGGAGGATTGGAAATTGAGTTCAGAAGGATTGAGATAGAAGAAGTGGAAAGTGCTAAGGCAAAAGCTAATGCACTTGGAGGCTTTAGATTCGAGGTATTGGATATATCCCAGTTGGCATTGTTGAGACCAGATGGCCACTCTGGTCTTTATATGAAACCTTTCCCATTCGCTAAAGGGTTATCAAAGGATGCGCACAATGATTGTGTTCATTGGTGTTTGCCAGGACCTATAGACACCTGGAATGAGATTTTACTGGAGATTATGAAGAAGTGGGAGAAATAG
- the LOC130739967 gene encoding xyloglucan O-acetyltransferase 1-like, with protein MGSTNPFKDISLSLTNILLPCTLLALFPIALFSFYFHLLLPFSPSPQTEFTNSSPITDISHSSLSASPLSPSSSSSSSSSSCDYSNGEWVQDKRGPLYNDTSCAGFIKEGRNCIKHGRPDSGYLYWRWKPSECNLPRFEPNTFLKLIENKHAAFVGDSMARNQLESLLCMLSSASAPKLVYQIGKDNQFFSRWHFPSYNASVSLYWSPFLVQGVEKSNTRPNNILYLDHVDERWIKDIDQLDMIVLSFGHWFLLPAVYYEGGSVLGCHYCPGLNHTEIGFYDVIRKALRTTLNSIIERRGGKGKGNGIDVIVTTFTPHHFEGDWDKAGACPKTIPYRNGEKQLEGMDAEMRKIEIEEVEDAKGKTSKLGMFRLEALDVTKLAFLRPDGHPGPYMNPLPFANGVRERVQNDCVHWCLPGPIDTWNEIFLEIMKKWEKQTGSEH; from the coding sequence ATGGGAAGCACAAACCCCTTCAAAGATATTTCCCTCTCCCTCACCAACATTCTTCTCCCCTGCACCCTCCTTGCTCTGTTTCCTATAGCTCTGTTCAGTTTCTACTTTCACCTCCTACTTCCCTTTTCTCCTTCTCCACAAACTGAGTTCACCAATTCCAGCCCCATCACCGACATCTCCCACTCTTCTCTTTCTGCTTCTCCCctttctccatcatcatcatcatcatcatcatcatcatcatgtgaCTACTCAAATGGTGAATGGGTCCAAGACAAAAGAGGCCCTTTATACAATGACACATCATGTGCTGGTTTCATCAAAGAAGGTAGAAATTGCATCAAGCATGGAAGGCCTGACTCTGGCTACCTTTACTGGAGATGGAAACCAAGTGAATGCAATCTTCCAAGGTTTGAACCAAACACTTTCCTCAAACTAATTGAAAACAAGCATGCAGCTTTTGTTGGGGATTCTATGGCAAGAAACCAATTAGAGTCCCTTCTTTGCATGTTATCCTCTGCTTCAGCCCCTAAGCTTGTCTACCAAATTGGCAAGGACAACCAATTCTTCTCTAGGTGGCACTTTCCTTCATACAATGCAAGTGTTTCACTGTATTGGTCACCATTTCTTGTGCAAGGTGTTGAAAAATCAAACACAAGgccaaataatattttatacttGGATCATGTTGATGAGAGGTGGATAAAGGATATTGATCAATTGGACATGATTGTGCTTTCATTTGGGCATTGGTTTTTGCTTCCAGCAGTTTACTATGAGGGTGGTTCAGTTTTAGGTTGCCATTACTGTCCTGGCCTAAATCACACTGAGATTGGATTTTACGATGTAATAAGAAAGGCTTTAAGGACTACCCTTAATAGCATAATTGAAAGAAGAGGAGGTAAAGGTAAAGGCAATGGAATAGATGTAATTGTAACAACatttacacctcatcattttgaAGGTGATTGGGATAAGGCAGGTGCTTGTCCAAAGACAATACCTTATAGAAATGGGGAGAAGCAACTTGAAGGAATGGATGCTGAGATGAGAAAGATTGAGATAGAAGAAGTGGAAGATGCCAAGGGAAAAACTAGTAAACTTGGAATGTTTAGGTTGGAGGCATTGGATGTAACTAAATTAGCATTTTTGAGACCTGATGGTCACCCAGGACCATATATGAATCCTCTTCCATTTGCTAATGGGGTTCGAGAGCGCGTGCAGAATGATTGTGTTCATTGGTGCTTGCCCGGGCCTATAGACACATGGAATGAGATCTTTCTAGAAATTATGAAGAAGTGGGAGAAACAGACAGGGAGTGAACACTGA